Proteins co-encoded in one Bacillus horti genomic window:
- a CDS encoding S66 family peptidase translates to MIKYPLLTQGAAIGVTSPSSGVNDELHDLLYLSFKSLESKGYTINSGQTIWTQHKAKSAPAIIRANEFNKMMTDEQIDIIIPPWGGELLIEILEHLDLERYQPKWVLGYSDTSVLLLAITLNTGIATAHGTNLIDLRGEYSDSTTEIWQSVLSTKAGKSIVQYSSEKFQKQWNHSDPSPCVFHLTEETKWKTVTNTKVRAQGRLLGGCIDVIRHLIGTPYGDVKHFQQQYINNEPFIWYIENCQLSTTELRRSLVQMKLAGWFDHCSCLLFGRSDGNRAIDQYTVEDIYKELYEELKIPVVYDIDCGHVPPQITFINGAHAEIEVEEGRGIVKQLFI, encoded by the coding sequence ATGATTAAGTATCCGCTTTTGACACAAGGGGCAGCTATTGGTGTGACTTCGCCGTCTTCTGGAGTAAATGATGAACTGCACGACTTACTTTACCTTTCCTTTAAAAGTTTAGAAAGTAAAGGCTACACAATTAATTCAGGACAAACTATATGGACGCAACACAAAGCAAAGTCTGCACCAGCCATAATAAGAGCAAATGAATTTAATAAAATGATGACTGATGAACAGATTGATATCATCATTCCCCCATGGGGAGGTGAGCTATTAATCGAGATTCTTGAACATCTAGATCTTGAGCGATACCAACCAAAATGGGTTTTGGGTTATTCAGATACAAGTGTTTTACTACTAGCCATTACATTAAACACAGGCATTGCTACAGCTCATGGAACAAATTTAATTGATTTGCGAGGTGAATATTCAGATTCTACAACGGAAATTTGGCAATCTGTTTTATCGACTAAAGCAGGTAAATCTATCGTACAATATTCCTCGGAAAAGTTTCAAAAGCAGTGGAACCATTCTGATCCTTCACCATGTGTTTTTCACTTAACAGAGGAGACAAAATGGAAGACTGTTACCAATACTAAGGTTAGAGCACAAGGTCGTTTACTTGGTGGATGTATTGATGTAATTAGACATTTAATTGGTACACCATACGGTGACGTAAAGCATTTCCAACAACAGTATATTAATAATGAGCCATTCATTTGGTATATAGAAAATTGTCAGCTATCGACCACTGAATTACGCCGATCTCTAGTTCAGATGAAATTAGCGGGATGGTTTGATCATTGTTCTTGTCTTCTATTTGGAAGAAGTGACGGGAATAGAGCTATTGATCAATATACCGTTGAGGATATTTACAAGGAGCTCTACGAAGAATTAAAGATTCCAGTAGTCTATGATATTGATTGCGGACATGTACCACCTCAAATCACATTCATCAACGGAGCACATGCTGAGATTGAAGTAGAAGAGGGAAGAGGGATTGTCAAGCAGCTTTTTATCTAA
- a CDS encoding Hsp33 family molecular chaperone HslO, with amino-acid sequence MNIIIKSLIFNKQVRLYFVDNTALIKEILALNQIKSKLFNLALGKTVSGLSLLSATMKGEQRLSATITMSNPRYQIFADVEANGNVRGYVSKSVLEGNIEAVTLSELIGDKAAIRVIKGFKMNQFTGITDMPYKTLDEDISHYFKQSDQIETIIKTNIEFDENHRLLSSYAMYAQLLPGAPQHLLMPIKEKLNMSSVFFNDIRYMCTQQIEDTLNEMFSDAQLIGCQHLQFFCVCSKEMFYGLLYSIDRKNLEKSIRAEQSVNSTCHVCGRSYVFSPSEIQAFLERGEIIE; translated from the coding sequence ATGAATATAATTATAAAATCATTAATTTTTAATAAACAGGTTCGTTTATATTTTGTCGATAATACAGCGTTGATTAAAGAGATCTTAGCGCTAAACCAGATCAAGAGTAAGCTGTTCAATTTGGCTCTTGGAAAAACGGTTTCAGGGCTTAGTCTGCTTTCTGCAACGATGAAAGGAGAGCAAAGGCTAAGTGCTACAATAACGATGAGCAACCCACGTTATCAGATTTTTGCTGATGTTGAGGCAAATGGTAATGTGAGAGGTTACGTTAGTAAAAGCGTACTAGAAGGAAACATCGAGGCTGTCACCCTTTCAGAGCTTATTGGAGACAAAGCAGCTATCCGAGTCATTAAAGGATTTAAAATGAATCAATTTACAGGGATTACGGATATGCCATACAAAACCCTTGACGAGGATATTTCCCATTACTTTAAGCAAAGTGATCAAATAGAGACTATCATTAAAACAAATATTGAATTTGATGAAAATCACCGACTTTTATCCAGCTACGCTATGTATGCACAATTACTCCCAGGTGCTCCTCAGCATTTACTAATGCCTATCAAAGAAAAGCTGAATATGAGCTCAGTATTCTTTAATGACATTCGATATATGTGCACCCAACAGATTGAGGATACGTTAAATGAGATGTTTTCTGATGCTCAGCTTATAGGCTGTCAACACCTGCAATTTTTCTGTGTTTGCTCTAAAGAAATGTTCTATGGTTTACTTTATTCAATAGATCGGAAGAATTTAGAGAAATCTATTCGGGCAGAGCAGTCGGTTAACTCAACTTGTCATGTTTGCGGGAGAAGCTATGTTTTCTCTCCTTCTGAGATTCAAGCTTTTCTTGAAAGAGGTGAAATAATTGAATAG
- a CDS encoding MerR family transcriptional regulator has translation MNSQWKVGELADLTGLSIRTLRYYDQIGLFTPSKYTDAGHRRYTHNDLEKLHQILVLKQMGLSLDNIQELIKRDKKQSVMDVIETQMKRVQSEIEEQEHLLRQLKSIKNELSHNKVVSVKELTSLFELMKLNRSKYFTEEQLDELKAFYESLEKDAMGDFEKEFTQLLFQLRENKDQGIPPSHPTVKELALRWKKITYSTLEGNPELIKSVEAFYAENPDVAMGQGIDADLYAYIQKAL, from the coding sequence TTGAATAGTCAGTGGAAGGTTGGAGAATTAGCGGACCTTACAGGACTCTCCATCCGTACGTTGAGATATTATGATCAAATTGGGCTGTTCACGCCATCTAAATATACAGATGCTGGCCATCGTCGGTACACACATAATGATTTGGAAAAGCTTCATCAAATCCTTGTCCTAAAACAAATGGGCTTATCCTTAGATAATATTCAAGAGCTGATAAAACGGGATAAAAAACAATCGGTAATGGATGTCATCGAAACACAAATGAAGCGTGTCCAATCCGAGATTGAAGAGCAAGAACATTTGCTTAGACAATTAAAATCTATCAAAAATGAGCTTTCTCATAATAAAGTAGTTTCTGTTAAGGAGCTTACCTCGCTGTTTGAGCTAATGAAATTGAACCGCTCTAAATACTTTACAGAGGAACAGCTTGATGAATTAAAAGCTTTTTATGAGAGCTTAGAGAAAGATGCCATGGGAGACTTTGAGAAAGAATTTACTCAGCTTCTGTTCCAATTAAGAGAGAATAAAGACCAGGGAATCCCCCCGAGTCATCCTACAGTAAAAGAGTTAGCCTTGAGGTGGAAGAAGATAACTTATTCAACATTAGAAGGTAATCCGGAATTAATAAAAAGTGTAGAAGCCTTTTATGCGGAGAATCCTGATGTGGCTATGGGTCAAGGAATTGATGCTGATTTATATGCCTATATTCAGAAAGCCTTATAG